From Paenibacillus sp. PL2-23:
TTAGTCTCTCCTTGTACCAGAGGATGGAGCCAGCGGCAACGACCAGGCTGTTCGTTGCGAATATCGGCGCAGCGAGATTGGCTTGGCCCGTCTCGATGGCAAGCGCATAAAGCTGCAGGCCGCCATAAGAGAATATGCCGGCTGCCAGCCCCAGCCGCAAGCCCGTTCGATTGGCGGCGGCTGTGGAGCGCTCTTGGGCGGGCATAAGAAACCAGGCCAGCGACAGCGTGTAGGCGATGAACAGGATGGGGGCGCTGGACAGCCCGAGCTCGTCCGTCACCTTAAGGCCGCCGTTCCGCAGGGCAAACATCGCGATGGCGAGAAGGACCAGAAGGAACCAGCGTTTCTCGGTAATGGTCAGCTTCTCCTTGCGTTTGTAGGCGATTAGCGCGACGGCCGCCAGCAGCAGAGTGATGCCTAAGCCCTGAAGCGCGCTTAATGGCTCATGATACCAGAACGTAGACATAGCTACGACCAGCACGATGTTGGCATTCGTCATCGGCGATGTGAGGCTGGCTGGGCCATACTGCAGCGCCTTCATGAATAACGAGTTGCCCCATGCGGAGCCTGCGCCAATGATGACGCCCGCGCACCATACATCAAGCCGCGATAAATCGCTTAGGCTGCCCTGCAGCGCGCTGTGTATGCCGAAGCCTGCTGCTCCGGCTGCATAGAGTCCCCGAAGCAGCTTTTGCGTTGAGCCTTGCTTCATCTGTGAAACCTTCATCCACCAGCCTGCCATTCCGAATAGGACGGCGCTGCCAATGGCAATCCATAACGACATGAGTCCACGCTCCCGAATTTGTTACACAATTGCAATGTTGCTGTTACGGCTTTAACACATCAAGGGGCTATTATAATAAGCAAGACCCCCTTTTTATATAAGCTCTTTGGGACCTGCCTCGTGCGGGTCCACTTTTTTTTGGCTATGGAAGCAGAGGCTTTACAACAGAAGAAGAGACGCGTCGCGTCTCTCCTGGAATCACCATTATAGAGGCACAGCAACGGGCTGTCTCTTGCGGTAGAACACCCACTCGGTGAAGCCGATCTCCTTCAATCGCTTCGCCACGAGCTCCCATTCGTCCCCGACTCGCGAAGGCACATGGGCGTCAGAGCCGAACGTCACCTTCACGTTGTAATGAAGCGCTCTCTCCAGCAAATCGTCGGACGGATACCAGCCGCCTACATCCTTGGTGCTGCCTGAGGTATTAATCTCGATCGCCACTCCGCATTCGCCAATTGTACGAAGCGCGTTATCGATGTGCTCATGCGCAGGAATATCCGAAAAAGCGGGATAATATCCCTTCATAGCGTCGATATGGCCCAATATATCGAACATGCCTGCGCGGGCGGATTGCTCAATAAGCTCATAGTAGCTCTTTTTCTCAAGGATATGAGCCGCTTCGTCCAGCTTCGTCCAGCGATTTCGGTTGAAGATGCTGACGCCGCTCACCTGGTGAACGGAGCCGATCAAATAATCGAACGGAACTCCCTTGTACGCTTCACGGTATGCCTCCGCATATTGGGGGAAATAATCCGATTCCATGCCGAGCAGCACTTCAATTCTGCCCGCGAACTTCTCCTTCAGCCGGAGCACTTCCTGGACATAATTCGCAAATTCGCTTCTGGCCATCGCAATGCCCGGAGATGGGTGATCCTCATCGTGATAGAAGTAAGGGGAGTGATCCGAGATGCCAATGACCTGAAGTCCATGCTTAATTCCGGCTTCAATATAATCCTCGATGCTGCCGTCAGCGTGGCCGCAACGGAAATGATGCGTGTGCAAATCAAACTTCATTCTGTTCACTCCTACTCGCTGCTTATGAATTGATGCTCCGGCATGCCCTTCAAATCGCTCAAAAACTGCTGCATCGCGGTATTCAGGTATCGACCGGATTTGTAGACGACACCGACGGGGTGCGTTGCTTCCAGCTCATGCACCTTGATCAGCTTCAATGTGCCGCGCTTCAGCTCGGACGGAATTGAAAGCTTGGATACAATGGCGGCGCCAAGATCAATCTCGACCATCCGTTTCACTTCTTCGCTGCTGGACAGCTCCATAATAATATTGGGCTGAATGTTGTATTGGCGGAACAGCGCGTCGACAAACTTCCTGCCCAGCGTATCGGGCGCCAGCATGATCATAGGCACGTCCTTCAATTGGTCCAGCGTGGTATGGTTCAGCTTGCTCAGCGGATTCTCCGGGGATACGACCAGCTCGAACGTATCGTAATAAAGGACGGATGAGGCAATGTTCGGATTTTTCTCCGTTATGTAGGTTATGCCAACATCCACGGAACCATTCTCGACACAAGCCATGACTTGGGAGGAGGGCATGGTGTGAATGGTTGTTTTGATAAGCGGGAACTGGTTCTGAAAATAAGACAGGACCCTCGGCAATATTTGGATAGCGATGGATGAAGTGGTGCCTAACAGGATATGGCCTTGCGGCGTGTGATTCAAATCGTCGAGCTTCTGCTTCAGCTCCTCCACGATAGCGAGGACGCGCTCCGCATGCTCCAGGAACACGCGGCCGTGATCCGTCAGCGTGACGGGCTGGTTGCGGTCGATCAGGACAGTCTTGAACTCGTCCTCCAGACTTTTGATTTGCGCGGATACGGCAGGCTGCGTTAGATTAAGCAGCTCGCCCGCCTTGCGGAAGCTCATCGTCTTGGAGATGGTCAGGAGCGTCTCCAGCTGGCTGATATTCATGTCCGGTATTCCCCCTTCCGATGCGTTCATAAGCCATAACTCTAGTATATCTCATTACTCCGGCATGCGGCAAAAAAAGAGGAACGGCCGCTATAGCCATTCCTTCTTGCGAAAAATATATAACATGCCGCATCCCAGCACCACCATAATGCCAAGCAGCACATAAGCGCCCCAGCCAGCATGGACGAAGGGCAGGAAGTCGAAGTTCATGCCGTAAATGCCCGTCAGGAACGTCAGCGGCATGAAGATGGTCGTAATGGCCGTGAACACGCGCATAATTTCATTGGCCCGGCTGGACAGGCTCGACTGGTAGGCCTCTCGCAAGTTGCCCATCAGATCGCGGTACGTATCGAAGGACTCCGAAATTTTGATGGCATTCTCGTATACGTCGCTAAAATACTTCTGAAGCTGGTCGTCAATCAGGCGAAGCTCCTTCTTGTTAAGCGTGAAGATCACCTCGCGCTGTGGTCCCAGCACCTTCCTCACCCACAGAATTTCCCCGCGCAGACCAATAATTTCGTTCAGATGGGACTTGCGGGTATGCATCAGGATGGCTTCCTCCAGCGTCTCGATCCGATTGTCGATCCGATCGCCGACAAGGAAATAATTGTCCACTACAAGGTCGGTCAAATAATAGAGAAACTGGTCAGGCCGGCTGACCTCCTGCTCCCACAATATCGGCTTCAAGGAACGGAGCTCATTAATCTTCTGCTTGGTAACGGTAATAATGTAATGCTGTCCCAAAAATATGTTCAGCGCGCGCAGGAAAATTTCTTCATCGTCGAATCGAATGCTGTTAATGACAATAAAATAATGGCTTTCATAAATTTCAATCTTGGGACGCTGCTCTTCTTCATTCAAGCAATCCTCTACGGCCAGGTCGTGCATGCCGAACAGCGGCTGCAGCACAACCAGATCCTCGACGTCCGCGTCTATCCAGTAGAAGCCTTCCGCCGGGGCGACAAGCGTACCCTCGATTTGGTCCACGGTTGTAAAAATACCATTGCTCACATGTCTAATTTTCATTTGCGGGAATCTCCTCTCTCATCTTGCAGGAGACTGCCGGTCAGGTGCTTCAGAGCGCTGGGCTTGCGCGCTTAATCACCAGGTCGTCGTTTCCGGAAGGTGTGAAGTCCTAATCCTGTTTAGTATACTCCCGCGCGAGGCGAACATTCAAGCGGAAAATCGCTCGTCAACAAGTTTTTAAAACAGCATATGCGGATCAGGTTCTTGACGGGAATGTCGGAATGAATTAAAGTAAAACTAATTGGAACAGCAATAATTGAATAGACTACTTTCTTATCAAGAGCAGGCGGAGGGACTAGCCCGATGAAGCCCGGCAACCGGCGTAATGAGCACGGTGCTAATTCTTGCGGAGACATCATGTCTCTGAGAGATGAGAGAGGATATGACTGCTTTCACAAGCACAGAACCTCTTCTCACGCAGAAGGGGTCTTTTTTATCCTATTGCGACTTCTAATTACTACATCATTAGGAGCGTGAGCCAACATGCCAATCAAAGTACCGGATCACCTGCCGGCCAAGGAAGTATTGAACAACGAGAACATATTTGTCATGGACGAAAGCGTCGCTTACCAGCAGGACATTCGTCCGCTCAGAATCGCGATTCTGAATTTGATGCCGACCAAAGAAACAACGGAGACGCAGCTGCTTCGCTTAATTGGCAATACGCCGCTGCAAGTGGAGGTTGTGCTGCTTCATCCCAGAACCCATACGTCGAAGAATACCTCGTCCGATCATCTGGAGTCGTTCTACAAAACGTTCGACGAGATTTCGCATCTGTATTTCGACGGCATGATTATTACGGGAGCGCCTGTGGAGCATTTGCCGTTCGAAGAGGTCAACTACTGGGAAGAGCTGAAGGAAATTATGGAATGGACCAAACGCCATGTCACGTCAACCTTCCATATATGCTGGGCTTCCCAGGCAGGGCTGTATTACCACTTCGGAGTGCCGAAATATAACCTGGATGCCAAAATATTCGGCGTCTTCCCGCATACCATTGCGGACAACAAACGGAATACCCAGCTGCTTAGAGGATTTGACGAGCTGTTTTTTGTCCCGCAGTCTCGTCATACGGAGGTAAGGCGCGAGGATATCGAGCCCATCGAGGAGCTGGAAATTTTGTCGGAATCCAACGATTCGGGCATCTATATTGTCGCGTCGCGCGACGGGAAGCAAATTTTTGTGACGGGCCATTCCGAATATGATCCTACCTCGCTCAAATTTGAATATGACCGGGATGTGGCCAGAGGGCTGGATATTGCGCTTCCTAGGAATTATTTCCCGGGCGATAACCCGTCCTGTATGCCGCTCTCCACATGGAGAGCTCACGCCAATCTGCTGTTCTCTAATTGGCTTAACTATTATGTGTACCAGCAAACGCCTTATGAACTGGGCGCAGGCATCTGAACAATAAAACAAGGAGTTGCGTATCCGAAATGAAAATCGAAAGTCAGTTGGCCCATATCGGCTCCGAGAAGGAGCCTGTAACGGGAGCGGTCAGCTTCCCGGTCTATCAAGCGACGGCATTCCGCCATCCCAAGCTAGGGCAGAGCACGGGATTTGATTATGCCCGAACCAAAAGTCCGACGCGCGCCGTGCTGGAGGAAGCAGCAGCACAGCTGGAAGCGGGAGACGCCGGCTTCGCTTGCAGCTCTGGAATGGCTGCCCTGCAAACGATTTTTGCTTATTTCAGCCAAGGCGACCATCTGATTGTATCGCTGGATTTGTATGGCGGCACATACAGGCTGCTGGAGCGCATTATGTCGAGATTCGGCGTAACGGCGTCCTACGTGGACACGAACGACATAGATGCCATGTCGACGCTGGTGACGCCAAATACCAAAGCGGTCCTGATCGAGACGCCAACCAATCCGCTTATGATGATTACGGATTTGGAGAGAGTTTGCGCGTGGGCGAAGTCCAAGGGCTTGCTTACGATTGTCGACAATACGCTGCTTACGCCCTATCTCCAGCGCCCCATCGAGCTGGGAGCCGATATCGTTATCCATAGCGCGACCAAATATTTGGGCGGGCATAACGACGTGCTTGCGGGCTTGATCGTGACCAAGGGCGAAGAGCTGTCCCAGCAGATGGCCATTCTTCACAATTCCATCGGCGCGGTTTTGGGTCCGCAGGATTCCTGGCTGCTGATGAGAGGGATGAAGACGCTGGCTCTCCGCATGGAGCGGCATCAGTACAACGCAACCAAAATCGCGGAATATTTGCTGGAGCATCCAGCGATTGAAGAGGTGTATTACCCGGCCCTGCCGCATCATCCTGGCCATGATGTCCAGAACAGGCAATCCTCGGGCAACACCGGCATCTTCTCGTTCCGCCTGAAGGATGCGCGTTATGTGGAGCCCATTCTCCGTCATATTAAATTGATCGCGTTTGCCGAGAGCCTTGGCGGCGTAGAATCGCTGATGACCTACCCGGCGATGCAGACGCACGCCGATATTCCGGAGGAAATCCGCAAAGCGATTGGCGTAGACGATAGGCTGCTGCGCTTCTCCGTCGGTATTGAGCATGTGGACGATCTGATCGCCGACCTCGAAGGAGCCTTGGCCGCGGCCAAGCTCGAAATCGACGAACGCTAATCAACCATTTTCGAGCTGCGCAGGCCATTGTCTGCGCAGCTTTTTCGTTCTTCCCTTTGCGAAGTTGGTTATGGTCTTGATCGTGGTTGTGCTCCGAGGAGCGGAGCAGCCGAATGCTCTGGAGAAGCGACAGCGTTCGCCTTTGCAGGCGGGTTCCAACCTTAGCAAGGTTGATCAATGGAACCCGCCTGCAACAGCGATCGGAAGAGCATTCGACTGCGCAGGGACCATAGAGCATCACCGAGTATCCGGCTAAAAGCCAACTTTCGCATTTTTGCCATATTGGCCATCAACCTTATGGATGACTAGGCTTGCTCATCTATGTTAGGATTAAGTATTGCGTCATACTATGAAGTCATCGTTAAGGAGGTCTTGCGGATGAGCGCGATAGACCGGATATTGGATAAGGCGCTGCGCGCCGAGCGCATTACGCTGGAAGAAGGAATGGAGCTGCTGGCTTACGATGGGATCGAGAAGCTGGGGCATGTCGCCAATCAAATTATGCTGAGGCACCACCCTGAGCCGGTAACGACATTTGTTGTGGGCCGCAATGTCAATTATACGAACGTATGCGACGTATATTGCCGCTTCTGCGCGTTCTACAGAGCGCCGGGCTCGAAGGAAGGATATGTGCTGGATGACGAGGTCATTTTAAATAAAATTCAGGAAACAAAGGATGTAGGCGGAACGGAGATTCTAATGCAGGGCGGCACCAATCCCAATCTGCCCTTCACTTATTATCTGGACCTGCTGCGCAAGATCAAGACCAGGTTCCCGGATATTACGATGCACTCCTTCTCGCCGGCCGAAATCCAGAAGATGAAGGTTGTCTCGGACGGGCTGTCGCTGGACGAGGTTGTCAAGCAGCTGCATGAAGCGGGGCTTGATTCGCTGCCGGGAGGCGGCGCGGAAATATTGGACGATCGAACCCGCAGAAAGATTAGTCGGTTGAAGGGCTCCTGGACGGATTGGATGGATGTGATGGACGCCGCTCACCGCCATGGCATGAATACAACCGCAACGATGGTGTATGGACTTGGCGAAACGATCGAGGAGCGGGCGCTTCATATGCTGCGCATCCGCGACCAGCAGGATAAGGTGCTTGCGAACGGGTATCCTTCGCCGGGCTTCCTGGCCTTTATTTCCTGGCCGTTCCAGCCGGACAATACGAATCTGAAGCTGGAGAAAGCAAAGCCTGAGGAATATCTCCGTATTGTGGCGGTTAGCCGGATTATGCTGGACAACATTCCGAACTTCCAATCGTCGTGGGTGACGATGGGACCGGAGATGGGCAAGCTGTCGCTTCATTATGGCTGCAATGACTTCGGCAGCACCATGATCGAAGAGAATGTCGTGTCCGCTGCAGGCACAACGCATAAGGTTAATATCGATCTCATCCTTCAGCTCATTCGTGAATCGGGCAAAATACCTGCTCAGCGCGATACCAAATACAATATTTTGCGCATGTATAACGATACCGACAAGGCGGAGCGGGATTTCGTTATGCAGAACTAATGCTTCCTGCATGGAGCGGCTCAGGCAATCGCCTGGGCCGTTTTTGCCGTTCTCTGCTTTAATCCATCATGCCAAACTCTTCCCTGTATATACGCCGCCTCCGGACCATATACTGTAACGGAAGGAAAGGGGTGAGCGCATGGATTTGTTTACGGTAACGATGCCTTCGAATCATGACGAATCGCTTCAAATGCTGCGGGATTCGCTGGCCAAGCATGTAAACGCCGATTTACATAAGCTAAAGCCATCTGCCCAGGCTGTCGTGGAGTTTCATATAGAGGGACCGCTGCGCATTCGGTGTGAGGCGTCTGCCGCGGCCTTCCAGCTCAAAGCGGACGGACCAGCCGTCTATAAAGCGGCGGCACATGTCATTGCGGATTATGTAATCAGCGAGCTGGAGCCGCAGCTGCTGTCCGCTATCATCAGGAAGAAATACAAAAACAACCCGTCGATGGACGCGGCCATTATCGAAAAATATTGCTACGAGCTGCTCCATGGCAAGGAGTGGGAGTCGCTGGGCAGCCGCTTCCACGAGGCGGATCGGACACGGCGGCGCAATAAAGTGGCCGACGAGCTGGAGAAGCATCTGCTGGAGGATACGGTGCTCAATATCGGGGGCTTTCTGGCCTTTCGCCTGCTGCCGTATCGCAATGAGCTGACAGACATTGTGGAATACGCGCTGGATGAATACGTGTTAGATAAACAATACCAGGAGTTTATTTCCCTGTTGAAATATTTTGTCCAGCTGCAGGAGTCCAAGGTGCCTATTGTACATTTGCTGCACAAGGGCGGGCATGAATTTACGTTATACAACGAAAGCTTCCAGACACTGGATCCCAAGCCGCCCGCTGACCGGCTGGTCGCGGAGATGCTGGAGACGGAGATGAATATCGAGGATATGGTCATCAGCTCTCTGATCTCTGTCTCGCCCAAACAAATTACAGTGCACACCAGGAATCCTGATATGCAGGTCATCCGCACCATTGAAACGATATTCGACGGCAGAGTAAATGTCTGTGTGAAATGCTCATCCTGCGCCAGTACGCTGGATGAATGGATTCAGCCATAAGCTTAGGGGCAGACTGGCGATTGCCTTTGACCCTTGACCAAGGCCGTCCCCAGAGGCTATAATGATGGCACAATACAAGTCAAGCAACAGCATTGACAAGAGACATGTATTCGGCAAAGCGCTCGGACCAGAGAGAGGAAACCAGGCTGAAAGTTCCTTCCTTGACGCGGCCCAATGTACCCCTCTTGTAGCTGTACGGTTGAACCTGCCCTCCCAGCATGGGTGCGCAGCTGTAAGCCGTACCGGATATCCCCGTTACCGGATAGTACGAGAACTGATGTCCGAGCTGATCCCATGATCCGCCGGAACGGTTGAAGTAGGGTGGAACCACGAGTATACAAGCACTCGTCCCTTTGCGGGATGCGTGCTTTTTTTTTGTGCCTTCCCGCGCTTCGCTTGCACCACCAGATCAGGAGGATGATGAAAGTGAGCATTAAAGTAGCGTTCCCGGACGGAGCCATCCGAGAATATGAGGCCGGGACAACAATTGAAGACGTCGCGGGATCCATTAGCCCAGGGCTGAAGAAAAACGCGATCGCAGGCAAGCTGGACGGCAAGGTGGTCGATGTGTATACACCCATCGTGAAGGATGCCGCTATCGAGATTGTAACCGTTGATTCGGTAGACGGACTGGAGGTGTACCGTCATAGTACGGCGCATCTGCTGGCTCAGGCGTTGAAGCGGATTTATGGCGAAACAACCGTCAAGCTGGGCATCGGCCCCGTTATTGAGGACGGCTTCTATTATGATATCGATATGGAGCAATCGCTGACTCCGGATGATCTGGCCGCAATCGAGAAGGAAATGGGCAAGATTGTCAATGAGAACCTGGATATCCGCCGCAGAGTTGTTGGCCGCAGTGAGGCCATCGCAATCTTTGAGGAGCTGGGGGATAACCTGAAGCTTGAGCTTATCCGCGATTTGCCGGAGGACTCGGAGCTTACCATCTATGATCAAGGCGAGTTTTTTGACCTGTGCCGCGGGCCGCATCTGCCGTCCACTGGGCGCATCAAGGCGTTTAAGCTGCTGAGCGTTGCGGGGGCCTATTGGAGAGGCGACTCCAAAAACAAAATGCTGCAGCGCATCTACGGAACCGCCTTTCCCAAAAAAGCGCAGCTGGATGAGCATCTTCATTTCCTGGAGGAAGCGAAGAAGCGCGATCACCGCAAGCTGGGACGCGAGCTGAAGACGTTCACCTTCTCTCGCGAGGTTGGCCAGGGCTTGCCGTTATGGCTTCCGCATGGCTCCAAAATCCGCAGAACAATGGAGCGTTACATTGTAGACATGGAGGAGCGTCTGGGCTATCAGCACGTCTATACGCCGGTGCTTGCCAACGTGGATCTATACAAAATTTCCGGACACTGGGAGCATTACAGCGAAGACATGTTCCCGGTCATGCAGATGGACAATGAGGAGCTTGTGCTTCGTCCCATGAACTGCCCGCATCACATGATGGTGTTCAAGAGCGACATGCGCAGCTACCGTGATCTGCCGGTGCGCATCGCCGAGCTTGGCACGATGCACCGGTACGAAATGTCCGGCGCTTTGACAGGCCTGCACCGCGTGCGCGCCATGACCCTGAACGATGCGCATATCTTCTGCCGTCCTGACCAGATCAAAGAGGAGTTCGCACGTGTCGTCAACCTGATTCGCAAGGTATATGAGGACTTTGGCATCAAGGAGTACCGTTTCCGTCTGTCGTATCGGGACCCGCAGGATACGGAGAAATATTTTCAAAATGATGAAATGTGGGAAATGTCCCAGCGTATGCTGAGGGAGGTCGTAGAGGAGCTGGGCTTGCCATTCTTCGAGGCGGAAGGCGAAGCCGCGTTCTACGGACCGAAGCTGGACGTTCAGATCAAGACGGCGCTGGGCAAGGAAGAGACGCTCTCCACCGCGCAGCTGGACTTCCTGCTGCCTGAGCGCTTCGAGCTGGAGTATATCGGCGAGGACGGCAAGAAGCATCGCCCTGTCGTTATTCATCGGGGCATTATCAGCACCATGGAGCGTATGACGGCGTTCCTGCTGGAGAACTTCGCGGGCGCTCTGCCGCTCTGGCTGTCGCCAGTGCAAGCGAAGGTTATTCCGGTCTCCACCCACTATGAGGAGTACGCTCGCCAAGTGGCGGAGAAGCTGCAGGAAGCGGGTATCCGCGTAGAGAGCGACCTTCGCAACGAGAAGCTGGGCTACAAGATTCGGGAAGCGCAGCTGGAGAAAATGCCTTATATGCTCGTCGTCGGGGAAAACGAAATGCAGTCGGGCTCCGTATCTATCCGCAAACGGGGCGAAGGCGATATTGGCGCGAAGACGCTGGATGAGCTTATTACGTTCCTTCAGTCGCAGATCGCGGCCAAGGAATAATGGATTACGCATAAAGCTTGTGCCATCTGGGCAATATTTCTCTGAGGAGGAGTTTGAACAGATGGTTACAAGCTTTTTTCTTTGTGCAAGGAAATGGATAGGGATCGCCATAGCGCTAACGATCAGTCTGGAAGCAACCGCCTTGCAAAGCGCTGCCGCAGATGCCGCGGCTTATGAAGTTCTGGATGCCAAGGCGTCCGCGTCGAATGTCATTGAGGTTGTGGCCACCGGCTATACGGCGGGCGTAGAATCCACCGGGAAGAGACCGGGCCATCCCGGTTATGGCATTACGTATTCCGGCGTCAAGGTTCGGAGAGACCAGGTATCGACAATAGCAGCAGACCCTAAGCTGTTCCCGATCGGCACGCTGCTGTTCATTCCCGGCTACGGCTACGGAGTGGTGGCGGACACTGGCTCAGCTATTAAAGGAAACCGCATCGATCTTTATTTCGATACAATTAGCGAGGTATACGAGCAGTGGGGCAAACGCAAGGTAGAGGTTCAGGTGCTGAGACGCGGCACCGGCAAGCTGACGGAAACGTGGCTGAACGACATTAACGAGGCCGTGGAGGTTGGCAAGTCGATTCCGCAATCGTACCTGGAATCGTAACGAATATTCGGGTGGGCCGGCACGCATAAGAAGCCGGACGGGTGCCATACTAAACATCGACGGGGAGGTGACGACAATGGCGAAAAACAAATACAACAAAGCCGCTCAAAACAACAAATTCAACGCTGAATTTGCTGAGGAGTTCAACCAGAACAACGCAGCGGGCAACCAGGCTGGCGCTAACCAAAAGGCGAACCAGGCTAACCAGAACAACCCAAACAATAACCAGTAGCATTTTCTTTTGAGGATTCACCAATAGCATGTCGAGGAAGAGGAACCTTGTCGGTTCCTCTTTTCTTTTGCCGAATGCTGGATTATAATGACTTCATCATTTATCCATTCTTAGGGGGCGATTCCATGGCAATCGCACAATGGTTCAACCGCGGACAAGCATTGCAGGACTCGGCAGAGCAGGAGAAGATGACGCGGCTGTTGAACGAGTCCGTCGTCATCTCCGATCAGTTAAGCGCGGCAGTTGACGAGGTGGACGGCACAATCGCCCATCTGTCTGATATCGCAGATCAATCCGTTGCTCAGGAGAGCTTGCTTAGACGCTCCAGCGAAGGCGCAATGACCCGCATCGAGGAGACGTTTGCGGCACTGCAGGAGGTCGCTTCTGCAGCTGAGCAGATTAGCGGCGCGTCCTCGACGCTGAAGAGCAAGAGTCAGGAAACGAAGGACGTTGTGCTGGATGTATGCAAGTCATTGCTAAGCACGGACGAGGTTATGAATGAATTGAACAGCCATAATCGCACCATGGAACGCCACATCAGAGAATTGATTCAGCATACCTCCCATATTAATGAAATGAACAGCCTGATTCAGGAGATCGTATCGCAGACCTCCCTGCTGGCATTAAACGCCTCCATTGAAGCGGCTCATGCGGGCGAATTCGGCAGAGGCTTCGCCGTTGTCGCGGGACAGATCAAGAAGCTCGCAGAGCAAAGCGGGGAAGCGGTCCGGCGCTCCTCCACGATGGTGGAGCAGATCGAAAACGGCGTGAAGCTTGTTGTGCGTGCGGTCGAGGAGGAAAAAACATTCGTCGAGCGGGGCGTAACGGAGATGCAGTCCACCAAAGCAAGCATGGATGTGATCTTCGCCAAAATAACGGAGGTGGACGAGCTTGCCGCTCATACCGACAGCGCAAGCGCCAGGC
This genomic window contains:
- a CDS encoding 3D domain-containing protein encodes the protein MVTSFFLCARKWIGIAIALTISLEATALQSAAADAAAYEVLDAKASASNVIEVVATGYTAGVESTGKRPGHPGYGITYSGVKVRRDQVSTIAADPKLFPIGTLLFIPGYGYGVVADTGSAIKGNRIDLYFDTISEVYEQWGKRKVEVQVLRRGTGKLTETWLNDINEAVEVGKSIPQSYLES
- the thrS gene encoding threonine--tRNA ligase translates to MSIKVAFPDGAIREYEAGTTIEDVAGSISPGLKKNAIAGKLDGKVVDVYTPIVKDAAIEIVTVDSVDGLEVYRHSTAHLLAQALKRIYGETTVKLGIGPVIEDGFYYDIDMEQSLTPDDLAAIEKEMGKIVNENLDIRRRVVGRSEAIAIFEELGDNLKLELIRDLPEDSELTIYDQGEFFDLCRGPHLPSTGRIKAFKLLSVAGAYWRGDSKNKMLQRIYGTAFPKKAQLDEHLHFLEEAKKRDHRKLGRELKTFTFSREVGQGLPLWLPHGSKIRRTMERYIVDMEERLGYQHVYTPVLANVDLYKISGHWEHYSEDMFPVMQMDNEELVLRPMNCPHHMMVFKSDMRSYRDLPVRIAELGTMHRYEMSGALTGLHRVRAMTLNDAHIFCRPDQIKEEFARVVNLIRKVYEDFGIKEYRFRLSYRDPQDTEKYFQNDEMWEMSQRMLREVVEELGLPFFEAEGEAAFYGPKLDVQIKTALGKEETLSTAQLDFLLPERFELEYIGEDGKKHRPVVIHRGIISTMERMTAFLLENFAGALPLWLSPVQAKVIPVSTHYEEYARQVAEKLQEAGIRVESDLRNEKLGYKIREAQLEKMPYMLVVGENEMQSGSVSIRKRGEGDIGAKTLDELITFLQSQIAAKE
- a CDS encoding methyl-accepting chemotaxis protein, with amino-acid sequence MAIAQWFNRGQALQDSAEQEKMTRLLNESVVISDQLSAAVDEVDGTIAHLSDIADQSVAQESLLRRSSEGAMTRIEETFAALQEVASAAEQISGASSTLKSKSQETKDVVLDVCKSLLSTDEVMNELNSHNRTMERHIRELIQHTSHINEMNSLIQEIVSQTSLLALNASIEAAHAGEFGRGFAVVAGQIKKLAEQSGEAVRRSSTMVEQIENGVKLVVRAVEEEKTFVERGVTEMQSTKASMDVIFAKITEVDELAAHTDSASARQTEHMGGTTRMLREVVDSVNDTLHSVDETLKMAQKQREQIAKLDLVKANLGKSSQALSQAIDNVGMKRTVAEAKGNVPALQQWLKSAASDSRLVALEEGEHAALLTELLRGKPEIEAIWSNRADGSFVFSLPEAGLLNAKGREWWKQAMKGQSFQSEVYVSAITKQLCMTLSVPIRNAQGVIVGVLGADMSIR